One region of Faecalibacter bovis genomic DNA includes:
- a CDS encoding T9SS type B sorting domain-containing protein, with protein MKFKLYLTLIFFFQILFTNAQCFECIKTQGTFFDDHILGLEKTSNGFVSSTTGNGRKMTYYDNNCNLIWEKNYNQDETFPYNDIKTDRENNIYTFEYNASTITPLKNITKYDQNGQQQWEIIFANGYNRSLPNFSNTYLLNFHVTANKVYIIGYFTQGLIINEEVIYDFSDTDNHTNENYFISEFDLNGTYLSSKIISRTDGRYIQSIVDPDNNLYLLKFKYSNLEIEKYDPNINLIYRKVISRISADNNIYSTVPVKMYFSKLTNKILVLSYSSNSLSYIGDHLIDYSETNFSNRHLLFDINPTNGEVVNYKKLDFIPSSVYPVPTIDAIPHENYFDYTESDQSAYIITRFDKDIHLNGEIIKPKRNLELTPNDYNIILFKLNPSNLDLTFKLATNTGPPEELRRRDFGKFIRILDEENLIIAGTFESKNFILNNIPITNEYKYDLFIYKYNLNNQPNNIALNFENTCLGNPTNFSIDGNFDSVVWNFGDGTTSTETNPNHQYNNAGTYDVTALITCNNETREFTKEITITNTIVLSQVDPLEVCEEVSSTGIGKFNTLNIPSQLLENRGGIEFKFYTTQNIEIPNFISESYQNTQPYNERIIVKAYYNNNPNCISSSEIQLNVTAKTPDPIIRESLVFCAPNLKQFNEIAIEGENLKFYNEFNQLINPSEIISSGLYYVTASENDKCESNKVELNIEIQQTEAPIINSSQSFCADLNPTIANLNSNGFEIKWYDSVNSTNPLNPDVLLINGKTYYASHINNNCESVNRSLVTVELLNHTIIDSSAIEICKDENTFGEFNLTNKANELAQIYQVNSSQIVFYETLQDALENLNGIGLNYRNTNQTSEIFATIISSEACKTFYKIPLIESINPIIQLSEKYFKCKDDSYSITLDGNYDSIEWSNGSTSQTTEFTHPGTYHVTITNGNCSITKSFEIENYPDLLFEYTYDGTNVTFQFLNDLNTKVSLDQNNWSNQIFQLEPGLYTFYFKSNNGCIEEHSIYLYKDIPTFISPNGDGINDEWNISYVKDLKAVTIIDRFGKQIFHKTKNEQPIKWNGKFNGKTLPSASYWYTINLEDGKIIEGYILIKNK; from the coding sequence ATGAAATTTAAATTATACTTAACTTTAATCTTCTTTTTTCAAATTTTATTTACAAATGCACAATGTTTTGAGTGTATAAAAACACAAGGAACTTTCTTTGATGATCATATATTAGGTTTAGAAAAAACAAGTAATGGATTTGTAAGTAGTACTACAGGAAATGGTAGGAAAATGACTTATTATGATAATAACTGTAATTTAATTTGGGAAAAAAATTACAACCAAGATGAAACTTTTCCTTACAATGATATAAAAACTGATCGAGAGAATAATATTTATACTTTTGAATATAATGCTTCAACCATAACACCACTAAAAAATATTACAAAATATGATCAAAATGGACAACAACAATGGGAAATAATTTTTGCTAATGGATATAATAGATCTTTACCCAACTTTTCGAATACATATTTATTAAACTTTCATGTCACGGCAAACAAAGTATACATTATCGGATATTTCACACAAGGATTAATAATAAATGAAGAGGTTATTTATGATTTTAGTGACACAGATAATCATACAAATGAAAATTATTTTATAAGTGAATTTGATTTAAATGGGACTTATCTCTCTTCAAAAATAATTTCTAGAACTGATGGAAGATATATTCAAAGTATTGTTGATCCCGATAACAATCTATATTTATTAAAATTTAAATATTCAAATCTTGAAATTGAAAAATATGATCCAAATATAAATCTGATTTATCGTAAAGTTATTAGTAGAATTTCTGCCGATAATAATATTTATAGTACTGTTCCAGTAAAAATGTATTTTTCTAAATTAACAAATAAAATATTAGTACTCTCCTATAGCTCTAACTCATTAAGTTATATCGGAGATCATCTTATAGACTATAGTGAAACTAACTTTTCTAATAGACATTTACTTTTTGATATAAATCCTACAAATGGCGAAGTAGTAAACTATAAAAAATTAGATTTTATACCTAGTAGTGTTTATCCTGTACCTACAATAGATGCTATTCCTCATGAAAATTATTTTGATTACACTGAAAGTGATCAAAGTGCATATATCATAACAAGATTTGATAAAGATATTCATTTAAATGGAGAAATTATTAAACCTAAACGTAATTTAGAATTAACGCCTAACGACTATAATATTATTCTATTTAAATTAAATCCATCTAACCTAGATTTAACCTTCAAATTAGCAACAAATACTGGACCTCCTGAAGAATTACGAAGACGCGATTTTGGAAAATTTATACGTATTCTGGATGAAGAAAATCTTATAATCGCAGGAACTTTCGAAAGTAAAAATTTCATTCTAAATAATATTCCAATTACTAATGAATACAAATATGATTTATTTATTTACAAATATAATTTAAATAATCAACCCAATAATATTGCTCTTAATTTTGAAAACACATGTTTAGGTAATCCAACAAATTTTAGTATCGATGGTAATTTTGACTCAGTTGTTTGGAATTTTGGTGATGGAACTACTTCAACTGAAACTAATCCAAATCATCAATACAATAATGCTGGGACCTATGATGTAACAGCATTAATCACTTGTAATAATGAGACAAGAGAATTTACGAAAGAAATTACAATTACCAATACAATCGTTTTATCACAGGTTGACCCTCTAGAAGTATGCGAAGAAGTAAGTTCTACAGGAATTGGAAAGTTTAATACACTGAATATTCCTTCTCAACTTCTTGAAAATAGAGGCGGAATCGAATTTAAGTTTTATACAACTCAAAATATTGAAATTCCAAACTTCATTTCAGAGAGTTATCAAAATACTCAACCTTATAATGAAAGAATTATTGTAAAAGCTTATTATAACAACAATCCTAATTGTATATCATCTAGTGAAATTCAACTTAATGTAACAGCTAAAACTCCTGATCCAATTATTAGAGAAAGTTTAGTTTTCTGCGCTCCAAATTTGAAACAATTTAACGAAATTGCTATTGAAGGAGAAAATTTAAAATTTTATAATGAATTTAATCAATTGATTAATCCTTCTGAAATTATTTCATCTGGATTGTATTATGTTACAGCTTCAGAAAATGATAAATGCGAAAGCAACAAAGTCGAATTGAATATTGAAATTCAGCAAACAGAGGCTCCGATAATAAATTCAAGTCAATCATTTTGTGCAGATTTAAATCCTACAATAGCTAACTTAAATTCAAATGGATTCGAAATAAAATGGTACGATTCTGTTAATTCAACCAACCCTTTAAATCCTGATGTATTATTAATTAATGGTAAAACTTATTATGCAAGCCATATCAATAACAACTGTGAAAGTGTAAATAGAAGTTTAGTAACTGTAGAATTACTAAATCACACAATAATTGATTCATCTGCCATAGAAATTTGCAAAGACGAAAACACATTTGGAGAATTTAACTTAACTAACAAAGCCAATGAATTGGCACAAATTTATCAAGTAAATTCTTCACAAATTGTATTTTACGAAACCTTACAAGATGCGTTAGAAAATTTAAATGGAATTGGCTTAAATTATCGCAATACAAATCAGACAAGTGAAATTTTTGCGACGATTATTAGTTCTGAAGCTTGTAAAACATTTTATAAAATTCCTTTAATAGAAAGTATCAATCCGATTATACAATTATCAGAAAAATATTTTAAATGTAAAGATGATAGTTATTCAATAACTCTTGATGGAAATTATGATTCAATTGAATGGAGTAATGGTTCAACAAGTCAAACAACAGAATTCACTCATCCTGGAACCTATCATGTAACAATTACCAACGGAAATTGTAGTATTACTAAATCTTTTGAAATTGAAAATTACCCTGATTTACTATTTGAATATACTTATGATGGCACTAATGTAACTTTTCAATTTTTAAATGATTTAAACACTAAAGTAAGTTTGGATCAAAATAATTGGTCTAATCAAATATTCCAATTAGAACCTGGATTGTATACCTTTTATTTTAAATCAAATAATGGATGTATTGAAGAACATTCTATCTATTTATACAAAGACATTCCAACTTTTATTTCACCAAATGGTGATGGTATAAATGATGAATGGAATATTTCTTACGTAAAAGATTTAAAAGCAGTTACAATCATTGATCGATTTGGGAAGCAAATTTTTCACAAAACTAAAAACGAGCAACCTATTAAGTGGAATGGAAAATTTAATGGAAAAACATTACCTTCTGCCAGTTATTGGTACACCATTAATTTAGAAGATGGTAAAATAATTGAAGGATATATTTTAATCAAAAATAAATAA
- a CDS encoding zinc-ribbon domain-containing protein: protein MIFIGGITERSKTIEEGFFQCPICQQQSQFIHREFRNYISLFFIPIIPINKTGENITCKYCKTNMPVSVLEQNKKAG, encoded by the coding sequence ATGATTTTTATCGGAGGTATTACGGAACGAAGTAAAACAATTGAAGAGGGATTTTTTCAATGTCCAATTTGTCAACAACAAAGTCAATTTATCCATCGAGAATTTCGTAACTATATTTCACTTTTCTTCATTCCAATTATTCCAATCAATAAAACAGGAGAAAACATTACATGCAAATATTGTAAAACAAATATGCCCGTAAGCGTATTAGAGCAAAACAAAAAAGCCGGATAA
- the purM gene encoding phosphoribosylformylglycinamidine cyclo-ligase encodes MSNTYKQAGVDKEEGYQTVSKIKKAVSETHNENVLNGIGSFGAFYQLGGYKNPVLVSGTDGVGTKLRVALDSKVYDTVGIDCFAMCANDILCHGAKPLFFLDYLACGKLDSDIAAEIVGGIATACKETGTALIGGETAEMPGMYKVGDYDVAGFCVGVVERDEIIDGSKIKAGQVIVALPSSGFHSNGFSLVRKIFPDFNEEFEGKPLFETLLVPTKLYQNDIFAIKDAGIEMTGIAHITGGGLIENVPRIINDGLCAVIEKNKINVPTVMQELAKRGNIAEDEMFGTFNMGVGMVVIVDQTDADKVMNIIDGSAVIGEIQEGSDKIILK; translated from the coding sequence ATGAGCAACACATATAAACAAGCTGGGGTAGACAAGGAAGAAGGATACCAAACAGTATCGAAAATTAAAAAAGCAGTTTCTGAAACGCATAATGAAAATGTTTTAAACGGAATCGGAAGTTTTGGTGCATTCTACCAATTAGGTGGATACAAAAATCCAGTTTTAGTTTCGGGAACAGATGGTGTAGGAACGAAATTAAGAGTCGCTTTAGATTCTAAAGTTTATGATACAGTTGGGATTGATTGTTTTGCCATGTGTGCCAACGATATTTTATGTCACGGTGCAAAACCATTATTCTTCTTAGATTACTTAGCGTGTGGAAAGTTAGATTCTGATATTGCTGCTGAAATTGTTGGAGGAATTGCTACTGCTTGTAAAGAAACAGGTACAGCTTTAATCGGTGGCGAAACTGCAGAAATGCCAGGAATGTACAAAGTAGGTGACTATGATGTGGCAGGTTTTTGTGTAGGAGTAGTAGAACGCGATGAAATTATCGATGGTTCTAAAATCAAAGCAGGACAAGTTATCGTTGCGTTACCATCAAGTGGATTCCATTCGAATGGATTTTCATTAGTACGTAAAATCTTCCCAGACTTTAACGAAGAATTTGAAGGTAAACCTTTATTTGAAACGTTATTAGTTCCAACAAAATTATATCAAAATGACATTTTTGCGATTAAAGATGCTGGGATTGAAATGACTGGAATTGCTCATATTACAGGTGGTGGATTAATCGAAAATGTTCCGCGTATCATTAACGATGGTTTATGTGCTGTAATTGAAAAAAATAAAATTAATGTTCCAACTGTAATGCAAGAATTAGCAAAACGTGGAAACATCGCAGAAGACGAGATGTTTGGAACATTCAACATGGGTGTTGGTATGGTTGTAATTGTAGACCAAACTGATGCTGACAAAGTAATGAATATTATTGATGGAAGTGCCGTGATTGGAGAAATCCAAGAAGGTTCTGACAAGATTATATTGAAATAG
- the purF gene encoding amidophosphoribosyltransferase: MIDKKSYKSQLKAQYLTEFYERNILKKYAADTVDSVNEECGVFGIYSPTNINTYSITQFGLFALQHRGQEACGVTFLKDGNLKTVKKAGLVLDVFKTMEDQIEDYQGNAAIGHTRYTTAGDGSRRNIQPLYTYNIYGKPHFSIAHNGNLIEVDELRKELEAEGLPFLATSDTEVLLRSIQKYSHLDIQEAIQKGTEKIKGAYSVLLLANNQLAAFRDPNGIRPLCMGKIGDAYVFSSETCALDAVGAEFIRDVEPGEIVVVNQDGLKSYSLNQPSQKNICAFEYIYFARPDSNIEGNEIYDLRVESGRKLYEQSPIEADLVIGVPDSGIPSAIGYSEASGIPYEPILVKNRYMSRSFIVPSQEMRERIVNLKLNPIANRIKNKRLVVLDDSIVRGTTSKLLIKILKEAGAKEIHFRSASPPIIAPCYLGIDMPTKADLISGNKSIKEVEEYLDVDSLDFLSVDNLADLLGSRNHCFGCFTEKYPVNFSNPTNQEESTSCC; the protein is encoded by the coding sequence ATGATTGATAAAAAATCATATAAAAGTCAATTAAAAGCGCAGTATTTAACTGAGTTTTACGAACGTAACATTCTAAAAAAATATGCTGCTGATACTGTTGACTCGGTGAATGAAGAATGTGGAGTGTTCGGAATTTATTCACCAACAAACATCAACACATACTCTATTACTCAGTTTGGTTTGTTTGCTTTACAACACCGTGGACAAGAGGCTTGTGGGGTTACTTTCTTAAAAGATGGTAATCTAAAAACAGTCAAAAAAGCTGGGTTAGTTTTAGATGTTTTTAAAACGATGGAGGATCAAATCGAAGATTATCAAGGAAATGCTGCTATCGGACATACTCGATACACAACAGCAGGAGATGGTAGTCGTCGCAATATCCAACCATTATACACGTACAATATCTACGGAAAACCACACTTTTCTATAGCCCACAACGGAAATTTAATTGAGGTAGATGAATTGCGTAAAGAATTAGAAGCCGAAGGTTTACCATTTTTAGCTACTTCTGATACAGAAGTTCTTTTACGTTCGATTCAAAAATATTCTCATTTAGATATTCAAGAGGCAATTCAGAAAGGGACTGAAAAAATTAAAGGAGCTTATTCTGTTCTTTTATTAGCAAATAATCAATTAGCGGCTTTCCGTGATCCAAACGGAATTCGTCCATTATGTATGGGTAAAATTGGCGATGCTTATGTTTTTAGTTCTGAAACGTGTGCTTTAGATGCTGTTGGAGCAGAGTTTATCCGAGATGTAGAACCAGGAGAAATCGTTGTTGTTAACCAGGATGGATTGAAATCATATTCATTGAACCAACCATCTCAAAAAAATATTTGTGCGTTTGAGTACATTTATTTTGCTCGTCCTGATTCGAATATCGAAGGAAATGAAATTTATGATTTACGTGTAGAATCTGGACGTAAATTATACGAACAATCTCCAATAGAAGCCGATTTAGTTATTGGTGTACCAGATTCTGGTATTCCATCAGCAATTGGTTATTCAGAAGCATCAGGAATTCCATACGAACCAATTTTAGTTAAAAATAGATACATGTCTCGTTCGTTCATCGTTCCATCTCAGGAAATGCGTGAACGTATTGTGAACTTAAAATTGAATCCTATTGCAAATCGTATCAAAAATAAACGATTAGTGGTTTTAGATGATTCAATTGTACGTGGAACTACTTCTAAATTATTAATCAAGATTTTAAAAGAAGCTGGAGCAAAAGAAATTCATTTCCGTTCGGCTTCGCCACCAATTATTGCACCTTGTTATTTAGGAATTGATATGCCTACAAAAGCAGATTTAATTTCAGGAAACAAGTCGATTAAAGAAGTGGAAGAATACTTGGATGTAGATTCGTTAGATTTCTTATCAGTAGATAATTTAGCTGATCTTTTAGGAAGTAGAAACCATTGTTTTGGATGTTTTACAGAGAAATATCCAGTAAATTTTAGCAATCCAACGAATCAAGAAGAATCTACTTCTTGCTGCTAG
- the purC gene encoding phosphoribosylaminoimidazolesuccinocarboxamide synthase — MSLTKQEFIYEGKAKQVYATEEADKVIVYYKDDATAFNAQKRGTVEDKGEMNNKISTLIFNYLIEKGIPTHFIEQLNDREQLVKKVTIIPIEMVVRNYVAGSMAQRLGLEEGGKSPVTIFDICYKKDELGDPLINDHHAVLLGAATYDELKELYAITDKINEALKELFLKAGLILADFKIEFGKDMDGNIILADEISPDTCRLWDVETGKKLDKDRFRRDLGDVSEAYHEVYNRLSEVLK, encoded by the coding sequence ATGAGCTTAACAAAACAAGAATTCATTTACGAGGGGAAAGCTAAACAAGTTTACGCTACAGAAGAGGCTGATAAAGTAATCGTATACTACAAAGACGATGCGACAGCATTTAACGCTCAAAAACGTGGGACAGTTGAAGACAAAGGAGAAATGAACAACAAAATTTCTACTTTAATCTTTAATTACTTAATCGAAAAGGGAATCCCAACACACTTTATTGAGCAATTAAACGATCGTGAGCAATTAGTGAAAAAAGTAACAATTATTCCAATCGAAATGGTTGTTCGAAACTATGTTGCAGGATCAATGGCACAACGTTTAGGATTAGAAGAAGGAGGGAAATCTCCAGTAACAATCTTCGATATCTGTTACAAAAAAGACGAGTTAGGAGATCCTTTAATTAATGATCACCACGCAGTTTTATTAGGTGCAGCAACGTATGATGAATTAAAAGAATTATACGCTATTACTGATAAAATTAATGAAGCTTTAAAAGAATTATTCTTAAAAGCAGGTTTAATTTTAGCAGATTTCAAAATTGAGTTTGGTAAAGACATGGATGGTAACATCATCTTAGCTGACGAAATTTCACCAGATACATGTCGTTTATGGGATGTAGAAACTGGAAAAAAATTAGACAAAGACCGTTTCCGTCGTGACTTAGGTGATGTATCTGAGGCTTACCACGAAGTGTACAACCGTCTTTCTGAAGTTTTAAAATAA
- a CDS encoding phosphoribosylformylglycinamidine synthase, whose product MNKRIFIQKKSNFDVISQKTTIELQNLVPTIVCKVFVIYDLFGITENQLQLTQNNVFADSVTDIVYTDLNEVLDNSFPQTQNYFATEFLPGQYNQRDDSAEQCLVLMNVDNVKVKSGLLYVFNDISKEDLQKVQDYLINPIESRVKDLDKLEIGTNPEATEVPIIEGFTTAGEEGLKEIYNQYGLSMEMDDLLFIQDHFKSINRNPTDTELKVLDTYWSDHCRHTTFETEITDVQFNSQFNETLQRTYDYYLKIREELGITKPIRMMDLATIMGKYLSRTGVVKNIDVSEEINACSIVVPIAVDGVEEDWLLQFKNETHNHPTEVEPYGGASTCVGGAIRDPLSGRSYVFQAMRITGAANPLEKIEDTLLGKLPQRKISKEAANGYSSYGNQIGLATTFVKEIYDEGYKAKRMEVGFVAGAVKKDYVRREEPVAGDKIILLGGATGRDGVGGASGSSKTHDGLKLDDLSAEVQKGNAIVERKIQRLFRNPEVLALIKKCNDFGAGGVSVAIGEIARGINVDLDRVPLKYAGLNGTELAISESQERMAVAVEAKDVEKFIALAKTENLDATCVAEVTADDTMTLVWKGTKIVELDRKFLDTNGVRKQAKVEVANGEDNNPFENKPFNKEAFVAMMQELNHASQKGMVEMFDNNVGRSTILNAFGGQFMDTPEDVSVQKFPTDGFTNAVSVASYGFNPIVSRWSNYHGGYFAVVDSMTKIVAAGAKYEDIRLTFQEYFEKLRDEATRWGKPFAAILGTIEAQRQFGIPAIGGKDSMSGSYQDIDVPPTLISFAVAPSTDDQIVSGTFAQSNSKISVFVPTQNEDYLLDAENVKEIFTFISSIDRTNVKSMMTVKFGGIAETLANMAFGNEIGFTINSDLDLAKYYPGAIIIEHTTVLEIPASIQSNYTVLGTTQAEKTFVINGETINLVELKKQWKETFHSLFPYKSKAEGTIKDQTLVAKDPIATAKVKVENPRVFIPIFPGTNSEYDSAKAFRREGAVVSSIPFKNLTKQDVEDSVEAFVNEINQANILFVPGGFSAADEPDGSGKFIATVLRNEKIKDAIHNLLDRDGLVLGVCNGFQGLIKSGLLPYGRIQTLEEDTPTLTFNEIGRHITQLAKVRVNKSHSPWLQGMEGQEYWIPFSHGEGRFVANEVELQKLIDNGQIATQFVTLEGELAAEMPYNPNGSTFAVEGIVSPCGKVYGRMGHPERYEEGLYKNIPGVSYMNIFKNAVKYFKEN is encoded by the coding sequence ATGAACAAAAGAATTTTCATTCAGAAGAAATCAAATTTTGACGTAATTAGTCAGAAGACTACAATAGAATTACAAAACCTTGTGCCTACAATTGTGTGCAAGGTTTTTGTTATTTATGACCTATTTGGTATTACAGAAAATCAGTTGCAACTTACTCAAAATAATGTATTTGCAGATTCTGTAACTGATATTGTTTATACTGATTTGAATGAAGTTTTAGACAATTCATTTCCACAAACACAAAACTATTTCGCTACAGAATTTTTACCAGGACAATATAATCAACGTGATGATTCGGCTGAACAATGTTTAGTCTTAATGAATGTTGATAATGTAAAAGTAAAATCTGGTTTATTGTATGTTTTCAATGATATTTCTAAGGAAGACTTACAAAAAGTACAAGATTACTTAATTAATCCAATCGAATCTCGTGTTAAAGATTTAGATAAATTAGAAATTGGAACAAACCCAGAAGCAACTGAGGTTCCAATTATCGAAGGATTTACAACAGCTGGTGAAGAAGGTTTAAAAGAAATCTACAATCAATACGGTTTATCTATGGAGATGGATGATTTATTATTCATCCAAGATCACTTCAAATCTATTAACCGTAATCCAACAGATACAGAATTAAAAGTTTTAGACACATATTGGTCTGATCACTGTCGTCACACGACTTTCGAAACTGAAATTACTGACGTACAGTTTAATTCTCAATTCAACGAAACTTTACAACGTACTTACGATTATTACTTAAAAATTCGTGAAGAGTTAGGAATTACGAAACCAATTCGTATGATGGACTTAGCAACGATTATGGGTAAATACTTATCTCGTACAGGTGTTGTTAAAAATATTGACGTTTCAGAAGAAATCAATGCTTGTTCTATTGTTGTTCCAATTGCTGTGGACGGTGTAGAAGAAGATTGGTTATTACAATTCAAAAATGAAACGCATAATCACCCAACAGAAGTAGAACCTTACGGTGGTGCTTCAACATGTGTGGGTGGAGCAATTCGTGACCCTTTAAGTGGTCGTTCTTACGTTTTCCAAGCTATGCGTATTACAGGAGCTGCAAATCCTTTAGAAAAAATTGAAGATACGTTACTAGGTAAATTACCACAACGTAAAATTTCGAAAGAAGCAGCAAATGGATATAGTTCTTACGGAAACCAAATTGGTTTAGCGACAACATTCGTAAAAGAAATTTACGACGAAGGATACAAAGCAAAACGTATGGAAGTTGGTTTTGTAGCCGGAGCAGTAAAGAAAGATTATGTTCGCCGCGAAGAACCAGTTGCAGGAGACAAAATCATCTTATTAGGTGGTGCAACAGGTCGTGATGGAGTAGGAGGAGCTTCAGGTTCATCAAAAACACACGATGGTTTAAAATTAGACGATTTATCGGCTGAGGTACAAAAAGGAAACGCGATCGTTGAACGTAAAATTCAACGTTTATTCCGTAATCCAGAAGTTTTAGCATTAATCAAAAAATGTAACGACTTTGGTGCTGGAGGTGTTTCTGTAGCGATCGGAGAAATTGCGCGTGGAATCAATGTTGATTTAGATAGAGTTCCATTAAAATATGCAGGACTTAACGGAACTGAATTAGCAATTTCTGAATCACAAGAGCGTATGGCGGTTGCAGTGGAAGCAAAAGATGTGGAGAAATTCATTGCTTTAGCAAAAACTGAAAACTTAGACGCAACTTGTGTAGCTGAAGTAACAGCAGACGATACAATGACTTTAGTTTGGAAAGGAACTAAAATTGTTGAATTAGATCGTAAATTCTTAGATACAAACGGTGTTCGTAAACAAGCGAAAGTTGAGGTTGCGAACGGAGAAGATAATAATCCTTTTGAGAACAAGCCTTTTAATAAAGAAGCGTTTGTAGCAATGATGCAAGAATTGAATCACGCATCTCAAAAAGGAATGGTAGAAATGTTTGACAACAATGTAGGACGTTCTACAATTTTAAATGCCTTTGGTGGCCAATTTATGGATACACCAGAAGATGTTTCAGTACAAAAATTCCCAACAGACGGATTTACAAATGCGGTTTCTGTTGCTTCTTACGGTTTTAATCCAATTGTTTCTCGTTGGTCAAACTACCACGGTGGTTATTTCGCAGTGGTTGATTCGATGACGAAAATTGTAGCAGCTGGAGCAAAATACGAAGACATTCGATTAACTTTCCAAGAATATTTTGAAAAGTTAAGAGACGAAGCTACACGTTGGGGAAAACCATTTGCAGCGATTTTAGGAACAATTGAGGCACAACGTCAATTCGGAATTCCAGCGATTGGAGGAAAAGATTCGATGTCGGGATCATACCAAGATATTGATGTACCGCCAACGTTAATTTCGTTTGCTGTAGCGCCTTCAACAGATGATCAAATTGTTTCAGGAACATTTGCTCAATCAAATTCTAAAATTTCAGTTTTCGTTCCAACACAAAACGAAGATTATTTATTAGATGCTGAAAATGTAAAAGAAATTTTCACCTTCATTTCATCAATCGATCGTACAAACGTAAAATCAATGATGACGGTGAAGTTTGGAGGAATTGCTGAAACATTAGCAAATATGGCTTTTGGTAACGAAATCGGATTTACAATCAATTCTGATTTAGATTTAGCAAAATATTACCCAGGAGCAATTATCATTGAACATACAACGGTTTTAGAAATTCCAGCGTCAATCCAATCAAACTACACAGTTTTAGGAACGACACAAGCAGAAAAAACTTTTGTTATCAATGGTGAAACAATCAACTTAGTTGAATTAAAAAAACAATGGAAAGAAACATTCCATTCATTATTCCCATATAAATCAAAAGCAGAAGGTACAATCAAAGATCAAACTTTAGTAGCAAAAGATCCAATTGCTACAGCTAAAGTTAAGGTTGAAAATCCTCGTGTTTTCATTCCGATTTTCCCAGGTACAAATTCTGAATATGATTCTGCAAAAGCATTCAGAAGAGAAGGAGCGGTTGTTTCTTCAATTCCATTCAAAAACTTAACAAAACAAGATGTTGAGGATTCTGTTGAAGCTTTTGTAAACGAAATCAACCAAGCTAATATTTTATTCGTTCCAGGTGGTTTCTCTGCAGCAGATGAGCCAGACGGATCAGGGAAATTTATTGCAACAGTTTTACGCAACGAGAAAATTAAAGATGCGATTCATAATTTATTAGATCGTGACGGATTGGTTTTAGGAGTTTGTAACGGTTTCCAAGGATTAATCAAATCTGGATTATTACCATATGGTAGAATCCAAACGTTAGAAGAGGATACACCAACATTAACGTTTAACGAAATCGGTCGTCACATCACGCAATTAGCGAAAGTTCGTGTCAACAAATCACACTCGCCTTGGTTACAAGGAATGGAAGGACAAGAATATTGGATTCCATTCTCTCACGGAGAAGGTCGTTTTGTAGCAAACGAAGTCGAATTACAAAAGTTAATTGACAATGGCCAAATCGCAACACAATTTGTAACTTTAGAAGGAGAATTAGCAGCAGAAATGCCATATAATCCAAACGGATCGACTTTCGCAGTAGAAGGAATTGTTTCTCCATGTGGGAAAGTTTATGGAAGAATGGGACATCCGGAGCGTTACGAAGAAGGATTATATAAAAATATTCCTGGCGTTAGCTATATGAATATCTTTAAGAATGCAGTGAAGTATTTTAAAGAAAATTAG